A genomic stretch from Georgenia muralis includes:
- the rpsK gene encoding 30S ribosomal protein S11, producing MPPKTRTATAARKPRRKERKNVSHGHAYIKSTFNNTIVSITDPTGAVIAWASSGQVGFKGSRKSTPFAAQLAAEAAARRAQEHGMKKVDVFVKGPGSGRETAIRSLQATGLEVGSIQDVTPQAHNGCRPPKRRRV from the coding sequence ATGCCCCCCAAGACCCGTACGGCGACCGCGGCCCGCAAGCCGCGCCGCAAGGAGCGCAAGAACGTCTCCCACGGCCACGCCTACATCAAGAGCACGTTCAACAACACGATCGTCTCCATCACCGACCCGACCGGCGCCGTCATCGCCTGGGCGTCGTCGGGCCAGGTCGGCTTCAAGGGCTCGCGCAAGTCGACGCCCTTCGCCGCCCAGCTCGCCGCCGAGGCCGCGGCCCGCCGCGCGCAGGAGCACGGGATGAAGAAGGTCGACGTCTTCGTCAAGGGACCCGGCTCCGGCCGCGAGACCGCGATCCGCTCCCTCCAGGCCACCGGCCTCGAGGTCGGCTCGATCCAGGACGTCACCCCGCAGGCGCACAACGGCTGCCGCCCGCCCAAGCGCCGCCGCGTCTGA
- a CDS encoding SelB C-terminal domain-containing protein — protein MHVVATAGHVDHGKSALVRALTGTDPDRLAEERRRGLTIELGHAWTTLPGAGEVAFVDVPGHERFLTTTLAGVGPVPAVLLVVAADDPWMPQAAEHLAALDALGVRHGVVAVTRADLADPAPARQRALTALARTGLAGAPAVAVSSRTGAGLDVLRAALAAVLADLPVPDADADVRLWVDRRFTVAGAGTVVTGTLPAGTVRVGQTLTTGADVSLRVRALQSLGRAVEAVPGTARVALNLAGGPVPGRGGVLLTPGAFHHTTVVDVRLTAAAGTRERPPERPVLHVGAADLAVHHRPLGAGLARLTLDRALPLRVGDRAVLRDPGSRELWGVVVLDPAPPALARRGDAGRRAETLAAATGRPDATAEVRRRGLVERELLRRIGVPGEAGVPADGWLMSAERAAAAGSAARSVVAEHDRAHPLDPGMALPALAERLGLPSPEVARAVVGPPLVLAAGRVTLGAGLPAAVAEAVGRVREDLRVEPFAAPTADRLRELGLDDRALAAAARAGLLLRPAPGLVLLPDAAATAAGRLASLPQPFTAAQAREALGTTRRVALPLLEHLDRLGITRRLPDDRREVRSGTVTSWSPL, from the coding sequence ATGCACGTCGTCGCCACCGCCGGGCACGTCGACCATGGCAAGTCCGCGCTCGTCCGGGCGCTGACCGGGACCGACCCGGACCGGCTCGCGGAGGAGCGGCGCCGCGGCCTGACCATCGAGCTCGGGCACGCGTGGACCACCCTCCCGGGGGCCGGGGAGGTCGCGTTCGTCGACGTGCCCGGCCACGAGCGGTTCCTCACGACGACGCTCGCCGGGGTCGGCCCCGTCCCGGCGGTGCTCCTCGTGGTGGCCGCAGACGACCCGTGGATGCCCCAGGCGGCCGAGCACCTCGCCGCCCTCGACGCCCTGGGCGTGCGCCACGGCGTCGTGGCGGTCACCCGCGCGGACCTGGCCGACCCGGCCCCGGCGCGGCAACGCGCCCTGACGGCCCTCGCGCGCACCGGCCTCGCCGGCGCGCCCGCCGTGGCGGTGAGCTCGCGCACCGGTGCCGGTCTGGATGTGCTGCGGGCCGCGCTCGCCGCGGTGCTCGCAGACCTGCCCGTGCCCGACGCCGACGCCGACGTCCGGCTGTGGGTCGACCGTCGCTTCACGGTCGCGGGCGCGGGCACCGTCGTCACCGGGACCCTGCCGGCCGGGACGGTCCGGGTCGGGCAGACCCTCACCACCGGTGCGGACGTGAGCCTGCGCGTACGTGCGCTGCAGTCGCTGGGCCGCGCCGTCGAGGCCGTCCCCGGCACCGCCCGCGTGGCGCTCAACCTCGCCGGGGGTCCGGTCCCGGGCCGCGGCGGGGTGCTCCTCACGCCCGGCGCGTTCCACCACACCACGGTCGTCGACGTCCGTCTCACGGCCGCCGCCGGCACTCGCGAGCGCCCGCCCGAGCGTCCCGTCCTGCACGTGGGGGCGGCGGACCTCGCCGTCCACCACCGCCCCCTCGGCGCGGGCCTCGCCCGGCTCACCCTCGACCGCGCCCTGCCGCTGCGGGTCGGCGACCGGGCCGTCCTGCGCGACCCCGGCAGCCGCGAGCTGTGGGGCGTCGTGGTCCTCGACCCGGCCCCGCCCGCCCTCGCGCGGCGCGGCGACGCCGGCCGGCGGGCCGAGACCCTCGCCGCGGCGACCGGGCGCCCCGACGCCACGGCCGAGGTCCGACGCCGCGGGCTGGTGGAGCGTGAGCTCCTCCGCCGCATCGGGGTTCCCGGCGAGGCGGGCGTCCCGGCGGACGGGTGGCTGATGTCCGCCGAGCGGGCGGCCGCGGCGGGCTCGGCGGCCAGGTCCGTGGTCGCCGAGCACGACCGGGCCCACCCGCTCGACCCCGGGATGGCGCTGCCCGCCCTCGCGGAGCGGCTCGGGCTGCCCTCGCCCGAGGTGGCCCGCGCCGTGGTCGGGCCGCCGCTCGTCCTCGCCGCCGGCCGGGTCACCCTCGGCGCGGGGCTGCCCGCCGCGGTCGCGGAGGCGGTCGGCCGGGTCCGGGAGGACCTGCGGGTCGAGCCGTTCGCGGCGCCCACCGCCGACCGGCTGAGGGAGCTCGGCCTGGACGACCGGGCCCTCGCCGCGGCTGCCCGCGCCGGCCTCCTCCTGCGGCCCGCGCCGGGCCTCGTCCTGCTCCCCGACGCGGCGGCCACCGCCGCGGGGCGGCTGGCAAGCCTGCCCCAGCCGTTCACCGCGGCGCAGGCGCGGGAGGCGCTGGGCACGACCCGCCGCGTCGCACTCCCCCTGCTCGAGCACCTGGACCGGCTCGGCATCACCCGGCGGCTCCCCGACGACCGGCGCGAGGTCCGCTCCGGTACGGTCACCTCGTGGAGCCCTCTCTGA
- a CDS encoding ROK family protein: protein MEPSLTTLAVDCGGGGIKASVLDAAGTMHAQPVRASTPYPLPPSRLVSVISSLAEQLPAADRVTVGMPGMLRHGVVVATPHYVTKAGPRTRVLPELVLHWSGFDMRSAVEEALGLPTLVLNDAEVHGAGVVAGAGLEMILTLGTGLGNAVFDGGALAPHVELSQGPVKWGLTYDDYIGEHERLRLGDAMWSRRVRNVIEALRPMYLWDRLYVGGGNSRRISAAVLGRLGDDVVVVPNSAGIVGGVRAWELQLPRAGAPRPLEG, encoded by the coding sequence GTGGAGCCCTCTCTGACCACCCTGGCGGTGGACTGCGGCGGCGGCGGCATCAAGGCCTCCGTCCTGGACGCCGCGGGGACCATGCACGCCCAGCCCGTCCGGGCGAGCACGCCGTACCCGTTGCCGCCCTCCCGTCTGGTCTCGGTCATCTCCTCCCTCGCCGAGCAGCTGCCGGCCGCCGACAGGGTGACCGTGGGGATGCCCGGGATGCTGCGCCACGGCGTCGTGGTGGCGACGCCGCACTACGTCACCAAGGCGGGGCCGCGCACACGGGTGCTGCCCGAGCTCGTCCTCCACTGGTCCGGGTTCGACATGCGCTCGGCCGTGGAGGAGGCACTCGGGCTGCCGACGCTCGTCCTCAACGACGCCGAGGTCCACGGGGCGGGGGTCGTGGCCGGCGCCGGTCTGGAGATGATCCTCACGCTGGGCACCGGGCTCGGGAACGCCGTCTTCGACGGGGGCGCGCTGGCCCCCCACGTCGAGCTCAGCCAGGGCCCGGTGAAGTGGGGCCTGACCTACGACGACTACATCGGCGAGCACGAGCGCCTGCGGCTCGGCGACGCGATGTGGTCGCGGCGGGTCCGCAACGTCATCGAGGCGCTCCGCCCGATGTACCTGTGGGACCGGCTCTACGTCGGCGGGGGCAACTCCCGGCGCATCTCCGCCGCCGTGCTGGGCCGGCTCGGCGACGACGTCGTCGTCGTGCCCAACAGCGCCGGGATCGTCGGCGGGGTGCGCGCGTGGGAGCTCCAGCTCCCCCGTGCCGGCGCCCCCCGCCCCCTCGAGGGCTAG
- the rplQ gene encoding 50S ribosomal protein L17: MPTPSKGPRLGGSAAHERLMLANLATALFEHKKITTTAHRAKRLQPVAEKLITLAKRGDLHARRKVMTTVRRKDIVAELFETTAPKFAERNGGYTRITQVAPRKGDNAPMAVIELVLEPVSPKQATVREAEKATARAAAAPAPETAEVEETTAAAVEAEAPGEQGSATEGVEGSTTVEAEQAGAETAAAQATDEATDAQAGAAEGSADPRA, from the coding sequence ATGCCTACCCCCTCCAAGGGTCCCCGTCTGGGTGGCAGCGCGGCGCACGAGCGGCTCATGCTGGCCAACCTGGCCACCGCGCTGTTCGAGCACAAGAAGATCACGACCACGGCGCACCGGGCCAAGCGTCTGCAGCCCGTGGCGGAGAAGCTCATCACGCTGGCCAAGCGCGGTGACCTCCACGCCCGCCGCAAGGTCATGACCACCGTGCGCCGCAAGGACATCGTGGCCGAGCTCTTCGAGACTACCGCCCCGAAGTTCGCCGAGCGCAACGGCGGCTACACCCGCATCACGCAGGTGGCGCCCCGCAAGGGCGACAACGCCCCCATGGCCGTGATCGAGCTCGTCCTCGAGCCCGTGAGCCCCAAGCAGGCCACGGTCCGCGAGGCCGAGAAGGCCACCGCCCGCGCGGCCGCCGCCCCGGCTCCCGAGACCGCCGAGGTCGAGGAGACCACCGCGGCCGCCGTCGAGGCCGAGGCACCCGGCGAGCAGGGCTCCGCCACCGAGGGCGTCGAGGGCTCGACCACCGTCGAGGCCGAGCAGGCCGGCGCCGAGACCGCGGCCGCCCAGGCCACGGACGAGGCCACCGACGCCCAGGCCGGCGCGGCCGAGGGCTCGGCCGACCCGCGCGCCTGA
- a CDS encoding DNA-directed RNA polymerase subunit alpha codes for MLIAQRPALTEEVVSDYRSRFVIEPLEPGFGYTLGNSLRRTLLSSIPGAAVTSIRIDGVLHEFSTVPGVKEDVTEIILNIKNIVVSSENDEPVVMYLRKQGPGVVTAGDITPPAGVEVHNPDLHVATINGKGKLEIELTVERGRGYVSAVQNKSADSEIGRIPVDSIYSPVLKVTYKVEATRVEQRTDFDKLVVDVETKNAIAPRDALASAGKTLVELFGLARELNVEAEGIEIGPSPTDAALAQDLALPIEDLGLLSRSYNCLKREGIHTVGELVARSEADLLDIRNFGAKSIGEIKEKLTGLGLTLKDSPADFDLAAHAGDEDEDDDVYGDIQFSDEQPS; via the coding sequence GTGCTCATCGCACAGCGCCCCGCCCTGACCGAAGAGGTCGTCTCCGACTACCGCTCGCGCTTCGTCATCGAGCCGCTCGAGCCGGGCTTCGGCTACACCCTCGGCAACTCCCTGCGCCGCACCCTGCTCTCCTCCATCCCTGGTGCCGCCGTGACGTCGATCCGGATCGACGGCGTCCTGCACGAGTTCTCCACCGTGCCGGGGGTCAAGGAGGACGTCACCGAGATCATCCTCAACATCAAGAACATCGTCGTCTCCTCGGAGAACGACGAGCCCGTCGTGATGTACCTGCGCAAGCAGGGGCCGGGCGTCGTCACCGCCGGTGACATCACCCCGCCGGCCGGCGTCGAGGTCCACAACCCCGACCTGCACGTCGCGACGATCAACGGCAAGGGCAAGCTCGAGATCGAGCTGACCGTCGAGCGCGGGCGCGGCTACGTCTCCGCCGTGCAGAACAAGAGCGCCGACTCCGAGATCGGGCGCATCCCGGTGGACTCGATCTACTCCCCGGTGCTGAAGGTGACCTACAAGGTCGAGGCCACCCGCGTCGAGCAGCGCACCGACTTCGACAAGCTCGTCGTCGACGTCGAGACCAAGAACGCGATCGCCCCGCGCGACGCGCTCGCCTCGGCGGGCAAGACCCTCGTCGAGCTCTTCGGGCTGGCCCGCGAGCTCAACGTCGAGGCCGAGGGCATCGAGATCGGCCCGTCGCCGACGGACGCCGCGCTCGCCCAGGACCTCGCCCTGCCGATCGAGGACCTCGGACTGCTGTCCCGGTCCTACAACTGCCTCAAGCGTGAGGGCATCCACACCGTGGGTGAGCTCGTGGCCCGCAGCGAGGCCGACCTCCTCGACATCCGCAACTTCGGCGCGAAGTCGATCGGCGAGATCAAGGAGAAGCTCACCGGACTGGGCCTGACCCTCAAGGACAGCCCCGCCGACTTCGACCTGGCCGCCCACGCGGGCGACGAGGACGAGGACGACGACGTCTACGGCGACATCCAGTTCAGCGACGAGCAGCCCAGCTGA
- the selA gene encoding L-seryl-tRNA(Sec) selenium transferase, whose product MSDPRRAVPRTDAVLADPRLARAGAELGRTTVKEVVTDTLERCRRGELAPGDVVDAVVDALPVAATSLRPVINATGVLVHTNLGRAPLSAAAVRALAVAAGPTDVELDLATGRRGPRGRGALTALAAAVPDAGGVHVVNNGAAALALVALALAAGRTVVVARGEMVEIGDGFRIPELLESVGAQLREVGTTNRVRTQDYADAVDDRTAFVLKVHPSNFVVSGFTSSVAVADLAGLPVPVVADIGSGLLSPHPRLPAEPDAATALRAGAAVVTASGDKLLGGPQCGLLLGRADLVHRLRRHPFARAVRADKLTLAALEATLTGPPPPVALALAADADALLARARSVAAALAGVVAATAARSVAAVGGGGAPGVELASAAVTLPVALAGPLRAGVRPVVGHVERGALLLDLLAVPPEDDPALVEAVRAAAGGR is encoded by the coding sequence GTGAGTGACCCACGGCGCGCCGTGCCGCGCACCGACGCCGTGCTCGCCGACCCGCGCCTGGCCCGCGCCGGGGCGGAGCTCGGCCGCACCACGGTCAAGGAGGTGGTGACCGACACCCTGGAGCGGTGCCGGCGCGGCGAGCTGGCCCCCGGTGACGTCGTCGACGCCGTCGTCGACGCCCTGCCCGTGGCGGCCACGTCGCTGCGGCCGGTCATCAACGCGACCGGGGTCCTGGTCCACACCAACCTCGGCCGTGCACCGCTGTCCGCCGCCGCGGTCCGGGCGCTGGCCGTCGCGGCCGGGCCCACCGACGTCGAGCTGGACCTGGCCACGGGCCGGCGCGGACCGCGCGGCCGCGGCGCCCTGACCGCGCTCGCCGCCGCGGTGCCCGACGCCGGCGGGGTGCACGTCGTCAACAACGGCGCGGCGGCCCTGGCCCTGGTCGCGCTCGCCCTGGCGGCCGGGCGCACCGTGGTCGTGGCCCGGGGGGAGATGGTCGAGATCGGCGACGGCTTCCGCATCCCCGAGCTGCTCGAGTCCGTCGGGGCGCAGCTGCGCGAGGTGGGCACCACCAACCGGGTGCGCACGCAGGACTACGCCGACGCCGTCGACGACCGGACCGCCTTCGTCCTGAAGGTCCACCCGTCCAACTTCGTCGTGTCGGGCTTCACCTCCTCGGTCGCCGTGGCCGACCTCGCGGGCCTGCCCGTCCCGGTGGTCGCCGACATCGGTTCGGGGCTCCTGTCCCCCCACCCCCGGCTGCCGGCCGAGCCGGACGCCGCCACGGCCCTGCGCGCGGGCGCCGCCGTGGTCACGGCGTCGGGGGACAAGCTGCTCGGCGGCCCGCAGTGCGGCCTGCTCCTGGGCCGCGCCGACCTCGTCCACCGCCTGCGCCGGCACCCCTTCGCCCGCGCGGTGCGGGCCGACAAGCTCACCCTCGCCGCGCTGGAGGCGACCCTGACCGGCCCGCCGCCCCCGGTGGCGCTCGCCCTGGCCGCCGACGCGGACGCGCTGCTCGCCCGGGCCCGGTCGGTGGCCGCGGCCCTCGCCGGCGTCGTCGCGGCCACGGCGGCCCGCTCGGTCGCGGCGGTCGGCGGCGGGGGCGCGCCCGGGGTGGAGCTGGCCAGCGCGGCCGTCACGCTGCCCGTGGCGCTCGCCGGGCCGCTGCGCGCGGGGGTGCGCCCCGTCGTCGGGCACGTCGAGCGCGGCGCCCTGCTCCTGGACCTCCTCGCCGTCCCGCCGGAGGACGACCCCGCCCTCGTCGAGGCGGTGCGGGCGGCGGCGGGGGGCCGCTGA
- a CDS encoding alpha/beta fold hydrolase, translating to MTTVLLVHGIRTSATMWRRQVGALEAAGVQALAPDLPGHGTRREEEFTVAGAMATLTAAAQVPGPLVVAGLSLGGYLAIHWAATAERPPDGVVAASCSTVPRGPGLTGYRALARLVARLPDRGAGLGDAMARRFLPPEAVTDVGAGGIALEVMDAALAGVAGLDPLAELAAITAPVWIVNGRLDHFRLHERRYLRACRDGRLVHVPGATHLVALTDPVPFTRVLLEAAAVADARAGSEATR from the coding sequence ATGACGACCGTCCTCCTCGTCCACGGCATCCGCACGTCCGCGACGATGTGGCGGCGTCAGGTGGGCGCCCTCGAGGCGGCCGGGGTGCAGGCGCTGGCCCCCGACCTGCCCGGACACGGCACGCGCCGGGAGGAGGAGTTCACCGTCGCCGGCGCGATGGCGACCCTCACCGCCGCGGCGCAGGTCCCCGGCCCGCTCGTGGTGGCGGGCCTGTCCCTCGGGGGCTACCTCGCGATCCACTGGGCGGCGACGGCGGAGCGACCCCCGGACGGGGTCGTCGCGGCATCGTGCAGCACCGTGCCGCGCGGGCCGGGCCTCACGGGGTACCGGGCCCTGGCCCGTCTCGTGGCCCGGCTGCCGGACCGCGGGGCGGGCCTCGGCGACGCGATGGCCCGACGGTTCCTGCCGCCGGAGGCCGTGACGGACGTCGGCGCGGGCGGGATCGCCCTGGAGGTCATGGACGCCGCCCTGGCCGGGGTCGCCGGGCTGGACCCGCTCGCCGAGCTCGCCGCGATCACCGCACCGGTGTGGATCGTCAACGGACGCCTCGACCACTTCCGGCTCCACGAGCGGCGCTACCTGCGCGCGTGCCGCGACGGCCGGCTCGTGCACGTCCCCGGTGCCACCCACCTGGTCGCCCTCACCGACCCCGTGCCGTTCACCCGGGTGCTCCTCGAGGCCGCGGCCGTCGCCGACGCCCGGGCGGGCAGCGAGGCGACCCGCTAG